From the Tribolium castaneum strain GA2 chromosome 2, icTriCast1.1, whole genome shotgun sequence genome, one window contains:
- the LOC659556 gene encoding superoxide dismutase-like protein isoform X1, with protein MFKLFVLALCATATLATVEKAIVCLKSGDIDGKITFTQTAEGVQVEGVINGLPKGKHGFHIHEKGALGDSCKDAGGHFNPDKKDHGAPEDAVRHVGDLGNIIADDKKVAHVNISDKIISLNGEHSIIGRAVVVHEGEDDLGKGNFNDSKTTGHAGARLVCGVIGIADGTETCPEGPGNIAISTTGNYFLLFTGLYTLFLNLRF; from the exons ATGTTCAAACTTTTCGTCCTGGCACTTTGCGCCACCGCCACACTGGCCACA gTGGAGAAAGCCATCGTGTGCCTCAAATCGGGCGACATCGACGGCAAAATCACCTTCACCCAAACCGCAGAAGGCGTCCAAGTCGAAGGCGTGATCAACGGGCTCCCGAAGGGCAAGCACGGCTTCCACATCCACGAGAAGGGGGCCCTTGGGGACAGCTGCAAGGACGCAGGGGGCCACTTTAACCCGGACAAA aaagatCACGGGGCTCCTGAGGATGCTGTTCGCCACGTTGGTGATCTCGGGAACATCATCGCTGATGATAAGAAAGTGGCCCATGTTAACATTTCCGACAAGATCATTTCGCTGAATGGTGAACACAGTATTATAGGGAGGGCTGTGGTGGTCCATGAGGGGGAGGACGATCTGGGGAAAGGGAACTTCAATGACTCCAAAACCACAGGACATGCTGGGGCCAGACTTGTCTGCGGCGTCATCGGAATTGC TGATGGGACTGAGACATGTCCGGAAGGACCTGGAAACATTGCCATTTCTACGACCGGAAATTACTTCCTGTTATTTACTGGACTGTATACACTATTTCTTAATCTAAGATTTTAA
- the LOC660902 gene encoding 23 kDa integral membrane protein, with protein MQSCELGVVKYILFTFNLIFAISGVGLIVAGAFVLSDVGEFEHFMEGRILAPPVVLIVAGCIVFLVASLGCYGAIRESYYMLMAFALCLLIILIIELAVGIAAAVYKNDFQMSMKDIMKSSMQRFENSKSDRVAWNNLQTKLKCCGVEGPADWPENTRPVSCCHAIREGVNPPEAHHCRAAKPEDEILYVDGCFYQLQDKAESAAKILIGVGIGIAFVEVIGIILACWLASAVKNKD; from the exons ATGCAGTCGTGCGAATTGGGCGTCGTCAAGTACATTCTcttcacttttaatttaattttcgcg ATTTCAGGAGTTGGCCTCATAGTGGCCGGAGCTTTCGTGCTCTCGGATGTGGGGGAGTTTGAGCATTTTATGGAGGGCCGTATTCTGGCTCCTCCGGTGGTTTTGATAGTGGCTGGGTGTATTGTCTTTCTGGTGGCGTCTTTGGGGTGCTATGGGGCTATCAGGGAGTCCTACTACATGCTAATGGCT tttgcGCTCTGTTTGCTCATTATTCTCATAATTGAGCTCGCAGTTGGGATTGCGGCCGCGGTTTACAAAAACGACTTCCAAATGTCGATGAAAGATATCATGAAAAGCTCGATGCAACGGTTTGAGAACAGCAAGTCGGATCGGGTCGCTTGGAACAACCTCCAAACCAAA tTGAAATGTTGTGGGGTGGAAGGCCCCGCAGACTGGCCGGAAAACACGCGTCCCGTCTCCTGCTGTCATGCAATTCGTGAAGGGGTGAACCCCCCAGAAGCGCACCACTGCAGGGCTGCCAAGCCCgaagatgaaattttgtatgTCGATGGTTGTTTTTACCAACTGCAAGATAAGGCCGAATCGGCTGCGAAAATTTTGATAGGGGTTGGGATCGGGATTGCTTTCGTCGAG gTAATTGGGATTATTTTGGCCTGTTGGTTGGCCTCAGCTGTCAAAAACAAGGATTAA
- the LOC135265320 gene encoding uncharacterized protein LOC135265320: protein MDLWNAKYLKPPPIINCKISTKEIDIRLLKITLTDAVAFFDNQQHLCTEAALLSRTVYRLKMKFRSSKDFKAVEKLSRVLRTYLQMQFSTTLKYVLDLIPPNYKVLKTFFLTKNMIDFLLVRLQGLGKTLCRVLDTCKVISELTLQRFRLGHFWKIAAIVYAITARIFVITRGIFKFVCELYGNLLPFSGMLANAGGQWLPDGYVFPPKLKDWLGVDWLNLEDNVIEIPDDEPSVAFFKLLDDSDDEVEFCDEYIVVNDEPSVQEVKDSDVELCEDNVSKEEESDNEVDVGELVIVCDNKDKAQIHDDVDVGDLVIVCDNSKNGTKGRKRPLEKRENSSVIVLNDSVSEPKRKKRKRKRKNQINN from the exons ATGGATTTGTGGAATGCAAAATATTTGAAGCCCCCACCCATCATTAATTGCAAAATCAGCACCAAAGAAATAG atattcgccttttaaaaattacgctAACCGACGCTGTGGCCTTTTTCGACAACCAGCAGCACCTCTGCACCGAGGCAGCGCTCCTCTCACGCACCGTCTACCGCCTCAAAATGAAATTTCGTTCCTCTAAAGACTTCAAAGCCGTCGAAAAACTAAGTCGTGTCTTGCGCACCTATCTCCAAATGCAATTCTCCACGACGCTCAAATACGTCCTCGACTTGATCCCCCcaaattacaaagtgttaaaaacattttttctgacTAAAAACATGATTGATTTCCTCCTAGTTCGCCTCCAGGGTTTGGGTAAAACGTTGTGTCGCGTTTTGGACACTTGTAAGGTGATTTCCGAGCTGACCTTGCAGCGGTTTCGTTTGGgtcatttttggaaaatagcGGCGATTGTTTATGCAATTACGGCGCGCATTTTTGTGATTACTAGGGGTATTTTTAAGTTTGTGTGTGAGTTGTATGGGAATTTGTTGCCGTTTTCGGGCATGTTGGCCAATGCAGGGGGGCAGTGGTTGCCCGATGGGTACGTTTTCCCTCCCAAATTGAAGGATTGGTTGGGGGTTGATTGGCTGAATTTGGAGGATAATGTGATTGAGATACCAGACGATGAGCCGAGTGtcgcatttttcaagttattggATGATTCCGATGATGAGGTCGAGTTTTGTGATGAGTATATTGTGGTGAACGACGAACCTTCAGTTCAGGAAGTCAAAGATTCGGATGTTGAATTGTGTGAAGATAATGTTAGCAAGGAAGAAGAATCGGATAATGAGGTTGATGTCGGGGAATTGGTCATAGTTTGTGATAATAAAGATAAGGCACAGATTCATGACGATGTTGATGTTGGGGATCTTGTCATAGTGTGCGACAATTCGAAAAATGGGACGAAAGGTCGGAAGAGACCTTTGGAAAAGCGCGAAAATTCAAGTGTCATTGTTTTAAATGATAGTGTATCAGAACCGAAACGGAAGAAGAGGAAGCGCAAGCGCAAGaatcaaataaataactaa
- the LOC660849 gene encoding 23 kDa integral membrane protein isoform X2, giving the protein MESCEMSFIKYVLFIFNLIFAISGIGIIVAGALVLSDVGDFKHFLQDEMLAPPIVLIVVAAIVFIVAFLGCFGAIRESYKLLIAFAVCLLIIFFVEMAVGIAAAIYKNDFGDALKSALKKSLDNYSKNEMDKISWDNAHLKLKCCGVEGPDDWQGQPLPYSCCHVDDELSSTLNSYCINVARGKYLYETGCYDQLKIKIHENTNILIGVGIGIAFIQIVGVILACWLAHTIKNESGEK; this is encoded by the exons ATGGAGTCTTGCGAAATGAGCTTCATTAAATACgttttattcattttcaacttgatttttgcc ATTTCCGGAATTGGAATCATCGTTGCCGGAGCTTTGGTTTTGTCAGATGTGGGCGATTTTAAGCACTTCCTGCAAGATGAAATGCTGGCACCGCCAATTGTTCTGATTGTCGTGGCGGCGATTGTTTTTATAGTTGCTTTTTTGGGCTGTTTTGGCGCAATTCGAGAATCGTACAAACTCTTAATTGCG TTTGCTGTTTGtcttttgatcatttttttcGTCGAAATGGCAGTCGGAATCGCAGCAGCGATTTACAAAAACGATTTTGGGGATGCGCTCAAAAGTGCGCTGAAAAAATCGCTTGATAATTACTCGAAAAATGAAATGGATAAAATCTCGTGGGACAACGCACACTTGAAG CTGAAATGTTGCGGGGTGGAGGGCCCCGACGACTGGCAGGGCCAGCCCTTGCCCTACTCCTGCTGTCACGTGGACGACGAGCTGTCCTCCACCCTCAACTCCTACTGCATTAACGTCGCCAGAGGCAAATACCTATACGAGACCGGTTGTTACGACcaactcaaaataaaaatccacGAAAACACTAACATCCTAATCGGCGTTGGAATCGGAATTGCCTTCATTCAG ATCGTTGGAGTGATTCTGGCCTGTTGGTTGGCCCACACGATAAAAAACGAAAGTggggaaaaatga
- the LOC659556 gene encoding superoxide dismutase-like protein precursor → MFKLFVLALCATATLATVEKAIVCLKSGDIDGKITFTQTAEGVQVEGVINGLPKGKHGFHIHEKGALGDSCKDAGGHFNPDKKDHGAPEDAVRHVGDLGNIIADDKKVAHVNISDKIISLNGEHSIIGRAVVVHEGEDDLGKGNFNDSKTTGHAGARLVCGVIGIASDGTETCPEGPGNIAISTTGNYFLLFTGLYTLFLNLRF, encoded by the exons ATGTTCAAACTTTTCGTCCTGGCACTTTGCGCCACCGCCACACTGGCCACA gTGGAGAAAGCCATCGTGTGCCTCAAATCGGGCGACATCGACGGCAAAATCACCTTCACCCAAACCGCAGAAGGCGTCCAAGTCGAAGGCGTGATCAACGGGCTCCCGAAGGGCAAGCACGGCTTCCACATCCACGAGAAGGGGGCCCTTGGGGACAGCTGCAAGGACGCAGGGGGCCACTTTAACCCGGACAAA aaagatCACGGGGCTCCTGAGGATGCTGTTCGCCACGTTGGTGATCTCGGGAACATCATCGCTGATGATAAGAAAGTGGCCCATGTTAACATTTCCGACAAGATCATTTCGCTGAATGGTGAACACAGTATTATAGGGAGGGCTGTGGTGGTCCATGAGGGGGAGGACGATCTGGGGAAAGGGAACTTCAATGACTCCAAAACCACAGGACATGCTGGGGCCAGACTTGTCTGCGGCGTCATCGGAATTGC aagTGATGGGACTGAGACATGTCCGGAAGGACCTGGAAACATTGCCATTTCTACGACCGGAAATTACTTCCTGTTATTTACTGGACTGTATACACTATTTCTTAATCTAAGATTTTAA
- the LOC660849 gene encoding 23 kDa integral membrane protein isoform X1 — protein sequence MESCEMSFIKYVLFIFNLIFAISGIGIIVAGALVLSDVGDFKHFLQDEMLAPPIVLIVVAAIVFIVAFLGCFGAIRESYKLLIAFAVCLLIIFFVEMAVGIAAAIYKNDFGDALKSALKKSLDNYSKNEMDKISWDNAHLKLKCCGVEGPDDWQGQPLPYSCCHVDDELSSTLNSYCINVARGKYLYETGCYDQLKIKIHENTNILIGVGIGIAFIQVRFSPKKNSFHKISDRWSDSGLLVGPHDKKRKWGKMRRDHCRYLRPKETYICLLINGCFLWGVIYAMAYSTARSAN from the exons ATGGAGTCTTGCGAAATGAGCTTCATTAAATACgttttattcattttcaacttgatttttgcc ATTTCCGGAATTGGAATCATCGTTGCCGGAGCTTTGGTTTTGTCAGATGTGGGCGATTTTAAGCACTTCCTGCAAGATGAAATGCTGGCACCGCCAATTGTTCTGATTGTCGTGGCGGCGATTGTTTTTATAGTTGCTTTTTTGGGCTGTTTTGGCGCAATTCGAGAATCGTACAAACTCTTAATTGCG TTTGCTGTTTGtcttttgatcatttttttcGTCGAAATGGCAGTCGGAATCGCAGCAGCGATTTACAAAAACGATTTTGGGGATGCGCTCAAAAGTGCGCTGAAAAAATCGCTTGATAATTACTCGAAAAATGAAATGGATAAAATCTCGTGGGACAACGCACACTTGAAG CTGAAATGTTGCGGGGTGGAGGGCCCCGACGACTGGCAGGGCCAGCCCTTGCCCTACTCCTGCTGTCACGTGGACGACGAGCTGTCCTCCACCCTCAACTCCTACTGCATTAACGTCGCCAGAGGCAAATACCTATACGAGACCGGTTGTTACGACcaactcaaaataaaaatccacGAAAACACTAACATCCTAATCGGCGTTGGAATCGGAATTGCCTTCATTCAGGTACGTTTCtcacccaaaaaaaattcgtttcatAAAATTTCAGATCGTTGGAGTGATTCTGGCCTGTTGGTTGGCCCACACGATAAAAAACGAAAGTggggaaaaatgagaagagaCCATTGTCGATATTTACGACCAAAGGAAACATATATTTGTCTACTGATAAATGGGTGCTTTCTTTGGGGTGTAATTTATGCCATGGCCTACTCAACCGCCAGGTCAGCGAACTAA